Proteins from a genomic interval of Chroococcidiopsis thermalis PCC 7203:
- a CDS encoding zinc-dependent dehydrogenase, whose amino-acid sequence MKAQVFRGVDRLSYEELPVPVIEADEVLVQVRVVGLCQSDIKKIRYPLYEPPRIFGHETAGVVAAIGNQVSDWQVGQRVVVMHHIPCMRCRYCLNDNFSMCEVYKNISTTAGFVPSGGGFAEYVKVPGHIVRNGGLIPIPDRVSFEQASFVEPTNCCLKAVKKAQIAPGQTVLVTGAGPIGLMFVMLVKYFGARAIATDLLPSRLEKALQLGADAAFDARDRDLSTKIQALTDGLGVDTTLLAVPSEKAFAQALDGTRKGGKILFFAEFPDEVEISLNPNLIYRREIDLIGSYSSSYRLQSLAVDLVFNRCIDVDALISDRYPLQQLSAAVEQAVNPTPDTYKILIYPQ is encoded by the coding sequence ATGAAAGCCCAGGTATTTCGCGGTGTGGATCGATTGAGTTATGAGGAATTACCCGTACCAGTTATTGAAGCGGATGAAGTCTTGGTGCAAGTGCGGGTTGTTGGCTTATGCCAATCAGATATCAAAAAGATTCGCTATCCTCTCTACGAACCACCGCGCATTTTTGGGCATGAAACGGCTGGAGTTGTCGCCGCAATTGGAAACCAAGTTAGCGATTGGCAAGTAGGACAGCGAGTCGTGGTGATGCACCACATTCCCTGTATGCGTTGTCGCTATTGCCTGAATGACAATTTTTCCATGTGTGAGGTTTATAAAAATATCTCTACAACGGCTGGTTTTGTGCCTAGTGGGGGTGGATTTGCTGAATATGTGAAAGTACCCGGTCACATTGTCCGCAATGGTGGCTTGATTCCGATTCCCGATCGCGTTAGCTTTGAGCAAGCTAGTTTTGTCGAGCCAACGAATTGCTGTCTCAAAGCAGTCAAAAAGGCACAAATTGCCCCAGGACAAACGGTATTAGTGACTGGTGCGGGTCCCATCGGACTGATGTTCGTGATGTTAGTTAAATACTTCGGTGCAAGGGCGATCGCTACCGATTTATTACCATCGCGGCTCGAAAAAGCTTTACAATTAGGAGCCGATGCTGCTTTTGATGCGCGCGATCGCGACTTAAGCACTAAAATTCAAGCTTTAACAGACGGTTTGGGAGTCGATACGACTCTACTTGCCGTCCCTAGTGAAAAGGCGTTTGCTCAAGCTCTCGATGGCACGCGCAAGGGTGGTAAGATTCTGTTTTTTGCCGAATTTCCCGACGAGGTTGAAATTTCCCTCAATCCTAATCTTATCTATCGCCGCGAAATCGATTTAATTGGCAGTTATAGTTCTTCTTATCGCCTGCAAAGTCTTGCTGTCGATCTTGTTTTCAATCGCTGCATTGACGTTGATGCCTTAATCAGCGATCGCTATCCCCTACAACAACTCTCAGCAGCCGTAGAGCAAGCTGTCAACCCTACG
- a CDS encoding serine/threonine-protein kinase — protein sequence MLGEIIKGQYQIVQILSSSDYCQTYLAQDLVTPSPQACIVKHLLPGPSGRTSSLSSLRRVFTREVAALEKLSTYSQVPQLLNYFELDQQFYLVLEYIHGQPLNRVLAPGVRWSETQVIDFLQEVLTILEVIHAHGLIHRDIKPSNLIQRDSDGKLVLIDFGSVKQAWTQVVTAAGQTNANFAMGIPATMAIGTPGYMPSEQSRGRPRPNSDIYALGMIAIQALTGMQPTMLLEDADSGEVIWQHLTNVTLALGSILNQMVRYHFTERYQSATEVLADLQPLLPTAALSQPTPISRSSAPNSASTAPNSSSHHASAVNGSGTKSRRTSTGGQQQIALWLGMAIGITSALGLILGLYYALRPGSKAVPPIAPPKAQFAAIASNRLSDRYTLTQTLTGHTDSVWAIAVSQDGRTLVSGSADKTIKVWDLQTRELQRTLTGHTDTVRAIALSQDGQILVSGGGEKTVRLWNITTGRPLGRLLGHGGPVWTVAISQDGQTLFSAGEDGTVKLWNAQNGQLHRTLPAHDRRVFSLAVSPNGQTFATGSIDRTIKLWDLATGRLLRTLTGHTDAVRAITFSPDGQHLASTSWDKTVKIWNWRTGEQLQTLAEHEHRTVAIAYGHDGNTLMSASLDRTIKIWQPQSGQLLHDLLAHTDWVLAIVPSPRGQTLVSSSKDRTIKIWE from the coding sequence ATGCTAGGTGAAATTATCAAAGGGCAATACCAGATCGTCCAAATCCTTAGTAGTAGCGATTACTGTCAGACCTATCTGGCACAAGATCTCGTTACCCCCTCACCGCAAGCATGTATTGTCAAACATCTCTTGCCTGGACCATCCGGTCGCACTAGCTCCCTGTCTTCTCTACGGCGTGTATTTACTCGTGAAGTCGCAGCGCTAGAAAAATTGAGTACTTATTCCCAAGTACCGCAATTGTTAAACTATTTCGAGCTAGATCAACAATTTTATCTGGTATTAGAATACATTCACGGACAGCCACTGAATCGAGTTTTGGCTCCAGGAGTACGCTGGAGTGAAACCCAAGTCATCGATTTTTTACAGGAAGTCCTTACTATTCTAGAAGTGATTCACGCCCACGGGCTAATTCACCGCGATATTAAACCCAGTAACTTAATTCAGCGTGACAGCGACGGCAAGTTGGTACTGATCGATTTTGGGTCGGTCAAGCAGGCATGGACGCAAGTTGTCACTGCCGCAGGACAAACCAATGCCAACTTTGCTATGGGAATTCCAGCGACAATGGCGATCGGCACACCGGGCTATATGCCCAGCGAACAAAGCCGAGGTCGTCCTCGCCCGAATAGCGACATTTATGCCTTGGGGATGATTGCGATCCAAGCGTTGACTGGAATGCAACCAACAATGCTCCTAGAAGATGCCGACAGTGGGGAAGTCATTTGGCAACATCTCACAAATGTCACTCTAGCTTTGGGATCGATTTTGAATCAAATGGTACGCTACCATTTCACCGAGCGCTACCAATCAGCAACTGAAGTCCTAGCGGATCTCCAACCACTCCTACCAACAGCAGCACTGTCACAACCAACACCTATCTCAAGAAGTTCTGCCCCAAATTCTGCCTCAACTGCTCCAAATTCTAGTAGTCATCATGCATCGGCGGTGAATGGATCGGGAACGAAGTCGAGAAGAACATCAACTGGAGGGCAGCAACAGATAGCGCTATGGTTGGGGATGGCAATTGGCATTACTTCGGCGCTGGGATTAATTCTAGGCTTGTATTACGCTCTTCGACCAGGATCGAAGGCTGTGCCACCGATCGCGCCACCTAAAGCACAATTTGCCGCGATCGCCTCGAATCGGCTTTCCGATCGCTATACGTTGACTCAAACTTTAACCGGACACACAGATTCAGTATGGGCGATCGCTGTCAGCCAAGATGGACGTACGTTGGTCAGTGGTAGTGCAGATAAAACGATTAAGGTATGGGATCTACAAACTAGAGAATTACAGCGCACGCTTACCGGACATACAGATACAGTACGGGCGATCGCTCTGAGTCAAGATGGACAAATTTTGGTGAGCGGTGGCGGCGAAAAAACGGTACGGCTGTGGAATATCACAACAGGCAGACCCTTGGGAAGGCTGCTCGGACATGGGGGACCTGTATGGACTGTTGCCATCAGTCAAGACGGACAAACGCTTTTTAGTGCGGGAGAAGATGGAACCGTCAAGCTGTGGAACGCCCAGAACGGACAACTGCATCGCACGCTTCCAGCACACGATCGCCGGGTGTTTTCCTTGGCTGTAAGTCCTAATGGGCAAACTTTTGCTACTGGCAGCATCGATCGCACGATTAAGTTATGGGATTTAGCTACAGGAAGACTACTACGCACGCTGACAGGGCATACTGATGCAGTCAGGGCAATTACCTTTAGCCCCGACGGACAACATCTGGCTAGCACGAGTTGGGATAAAACCGTGAAGATTTGGAACTGGCGAACTGGAGAGCAACTACAAACGCTGGCAGAACACGAGCATAGAACTGTTGCGATTGCTTACGGTCATGATGGTAATACCCTAATGAGTGCAAGCCTCGATCGCACGATCAAAATTTGGCAGCCGCAATCGGGACAACTCCTACACGATCTCCTAGCTCACACCGACTGGGTATTAGCGATCGTGCCTAGCCCCAGAGGTCAAACCTTAGTTAGCAGCAGCAAAGATCGGACAATCAAAATTTGGGAATAG
- a CDS encoding FAD-dependent oxidoreductase — translation MNSQFHTDVLVVGGGTGGTAAAIQAARSGAKTMLVSEFPWLGGMLTSAGVSVPDGNELEAWQTGLWGAFLRELQQCQPEGLDHSWVSFFSFDPRIGAQIFARWVQELPNLNWLVGQVPQAVLRQGDRIFGVEFAEFTVTAEITIDATELGDLLALAEIPYRWGWEWRSQWGEPSAPIAPNELTTKYPVQAPTWVGLMQDFGDAIAPVILPPPSYNPEIFAGAWESYGAEQFLDYGRLPGNLFMLNWPICGNDYGEGLDRLVTSTTARSEFLQESLWHTQGFLHYIQTQLGRRYGLAEGVFPSYGNRVGAYSRAPLHHSGAYALHPYYRESRRVVGMATVREQDILPLAEGRVAALPVASTDKVNAIAIGNYANDHHYPGFDFPLRSKSIRWGGRWTGTPFTIPYHCLIPAAIDGFLACEQNISVSHIANGATRLQPVVMNLGQAAGMAAAMCISRGCQPRELPVRDVQEALLQEPRCPAAIVPLFNSSPASPDWLEWQRYYLDRPEEYPASGNHWGKKGQGDKGATTNDLLPITHYSGTFHRRDVQDYTLTISTPEELQGHDWTLVTLRSPIDEKLQIYPDNQPISVYGRLNHAGRWLLVEEIEPTVNH, via the coding sequence ATGAATTCTCAATTTCATACCGATGTCCTAGTCGTTGGCGGTGGTACTGGCGGTACGGCTGCGGCAATCCAAGCAGCGCGATCTGGTGCAAAAACAATGCTGGTCAGTGAATTTCCTTGGTTAGGAGGTATGCTGACATCAGCTGGGGTATCGGTTCCTGATGGTAACGAATTAGAAGCATGGCAAACAGGCTTGTGGGGAGCATTTTTGCGGGAATTGCAGCAATGCCAGCCGGAAGGATTAGACCATAGCTGGGTGAGCTTTTTTAGCTTCGACCCGCGTATAGGAGCGCAGATTTTTGCTCGATGGGTACAAGAATTGCCTAACTTGAATTGGCTGGTGGGACAAGTACCGCAAGCCGTTTTACGCCAAGGCGATCGCATTTTTGGGGTAGAATTTGCAGAGTTTACAGTTACTGCCGAAATTACCATTGATGCTACGGAGTTAGGGGATTTATTGGCTTTAGCCGAGATTCCGTACCGTTGGGGTTGGGAATGGCGATCGCAATGGGGAGAACCCAGCGCCCCAATTGCTCCAAACGAGCTAACGACAAAATACCCAGTTCAAGCGCCCACTTGGGTAGGACTCATGCAAGATTTTGGGGACGCGATCGCTCCCGTTATTCTCCCACCACCGTCATACAATCCAGAAATATTTGCTGGAGCCTGGGAAAGTTACGGAGCCGAACAATTTCTTGACTACGGGCGTTTACCAGGCAATTTATTCATGCTCAATTGGCCCATCTGCGGCAACGACTACGGCGAAGGTTTAGACCGGCTAGTTACCTCCACCACGGCTAGATCTGAGTTTCTGCAAGAAAGTTTGTGGCATACGCAGGGCTTCTTACACTATATTCAAACCCAACTTGGAAGGCGATATGGTTTGGCTGAAGGTGTATTTCCTTCCTATGGCAATCGTGTAGGGGCGTACAGTCGTGCGCCCCTACACCACAGTGGTGCATACGCTCTTCACCCTTACTACCGCGAGAGTCGGCGCGTTGTTGGCATGGCTACGGTGCGGGAACAGGATATTTTACCCTTAGCTGAAGGTCGAGTCGCTGCTTTACCAGTCGCTAGTACAGATAAAGTCAACGCGATCGCAATTGGTAACTATGCCAACGACCACCACTACCCGGGTTTCGATTTTCCCCTACGATCGAAATCCATTCGCTGGGGAGGGCGCTGGACGGGAACGCCTTTTACCATACCCTATCATTGTCTAATTCCGGCAGCGATCGACGGCTTCTTAGCGTGTGAACAGAATATTTCTGTCTCTCACATTGCCAATGGTGCGACGCGCTTGCAGCCAGTGGTGATGAATCTCGGACAGGCTGCTGGAATGGCAGCAGCCATGTGTATTTCTAGGGGTTGTCAGCCGCGAGAATTACCCGTAAGAGACGTACAAGAAGCTCTATTACAAGAGCCGCGCTGTCCAGCGGCGATCGTGCCTTTATTCAACTCATCACCCGCATCTCCTGACTGGTTAGAATGGCAACGCTACTACCTCGATCGCCCAGAGGAGTATCCTGCTAGCGGGAATCATTGGGGTAAGAAAGGACAGGGGGACAAGGGAGCAACTACCAATGACCTATTACCCATTACCCATTACTCTGGCACTTTTCATCGTCGGGACGTGCAAGACTATACATTGACTATATCCACACCTGAAGAATTACAGGGACACGATTGGACGCTGGTAACTTTGCGATCGCCCATTGATGAAAAACTACAAATCTATCCAGATAACCAACCGATCTCGGTTTACGGGCGGTTAAACCATGCAGGTAGATGGTTGTTGGTAGAAGAAATTGAGCCGACAGTCAACCATTAA
- a CDS encoding TIGR00297 family protein: MLSSSSFLNSVLVAVGVHTVLLGIAWIAPKKLLTPAGLLHALFLGVLLYLSVGWQGELVVVFYFLVGSAVTYIGMAQKEAEGIAEKRSGARGPENVWSSALTGALCAVGIAINSLSFANATTFVAHSSPIVSLLLLGFVASFSTKLSDTCATEVGKAYGQRTFLITTLQPVARGTEGAVSLEGTLAGVTGSVAIATLAWRLGLIDLRGILWCVIAAFIATNIESLIGATVEGKVSWLTHDVVNFLNTLIGAIAAILLALIWQLLVNG, encoded by the coding sequence ATGCTTTCAAGCTCATCGTTCCTCAATTCCGTACTAGTTGCTGTCGGGGTGCATACAGTTTTATTAGGTATAGCCTGGATTGCTCCCAAAAAATTGCTAACTCCGGCTGGGCTATTGCACGCTTTGTTCTTGGGTGTTCTCTTGTACTTGAGTGTAGGTTGGCAGGGTGAATTAGTTGTCGTGTTCTATTTTCTCGTTGGTTCTGCTGTGACATACATCGGTATGGCACAAAAGGAAGCAGAAGGAATTGCAGAAAAACGTTCTGGTGCGAGGGGACCAGAAAATGTCTGGAGTTCAGCTCTGACGGGGGCGCTGTGTGCAGTAGGAATCGCGATAAATTCGTTAAGCTTCGCTAACGCGACTACCTTTGTGGCTCATTCGAGTCCGATTGTGTCTCTACTGTTATTAGGTTTTGTCGCAAGTTTCAGCACCAAACTTTCCGATACCTGTGCCACTGAAGTTGGAAAAGCTTACGGTCAGAGGACATTTTTAATTACGACTCTACAACCCGTGGCAAGAGGAACGGAAGGGGCTGTCAGCTTAGAGGGGACGTTGGCTGGTGTAACGGGTTCGGTAGCGATCGCCACGCTAGCTTGGCGACTCGGTTTAATCGATTTACGAGGCATACTCTGGTGTGTCATCGCTGCCTTTATTGCCACTAATATTGAAAGCTTAATTGGCGCAACGGTAGAAGGTAAAGTTAGTTGGCTGACTCATGATGTGGTCAATTTTTTGAATACGTTAATTGGGGCGATCGCAGCGATATTGCTCGCTTTAATTTGGCAATTGTTAGTTAATGGTTAA
- a CDS encoding VOC family protein encodes MNQTIFHLAFPITDIAPTKAFYIDGLGCIPGRETPHALILNLYGHQLVAHMTKEPLAPQRGVYPRHFGLIFSSKLEWENLLERSQQQQLKFRETPKQRFVDSPLEHYTFFLEDPFYNLIEVKYYRNLEAIFGSYHSAPIGDLV; translated from the coding sequence ATGAATCAAACCATTTTTCATCTTGCCTTTCCCATCACCGACATTGCCCCGACAAAAGCCTTCTATATCGATGGTTTGGGTTGCATTCCCGGTCGTGAAACTCCCCATGCTTTGATTTTAAATCTTTACGGGCATCAGCTAGTAGCTCATATGACTAAAGAACCTCTGGCTCCACAGCGTGGTGTCTATCCCAGACACTTTGGTTTAATTTTTTCCTCTAAATTGGAATGGGAAAATTTATTAGAGCGATCGCAACAACAGCAACTTAAATTTAGAGAAACACCCAAACAGCGCTTTGTTGACTCTCCCCTAGAACACTACACGTTTTTCCTAGAAGATCCATTTTATAATCTAATAGAAGTTAAATATTATCGTAACTTGGAAGCTATTTTTGGTAGTTACCACAGCGCTCCCATCGGAGATTTAGTTTAA
- the gloA2 gene encoding SMU1112c/YaeR family gloxylase I-like metalloprotein gives MHVTGVHHVAIICSDYERSKKFYTEILGFSIIEETFRAARNSYKLDLRVSDTVQIELFSFPTPPSRPSKPEACGLRHLAFAVEDLDRAVIELTAQRVQVEDIRIDEITGKRFTFFQDPDNLPLELYEN, from the coding sequence ATGCACGTTACAGGTGTCCATCACGTTGCAATTATTTGTTCTGACTACGAGCGATCGAAGAAATTCTATACAGAAATTTTAGGATTTTCGATTATTGAAGAAACATTTAGGGCGGCGAGAAATTCTTATAAATTAGATTTAAGAGTCAGCGATACAGTTCAAATTGAATTATTTTCTTTTCCCACGCCGCCGTCAAGACCGAGTAAACCGGAAGCTTGTGGATTGAGGCATTTAGCTTTTGCTGTTGAGGATCTCGATCGCGCTGTCATTGAGCTAACTGCTCAGAGAGTGCAGGTAGAAGATATTAGAATAGACGAAATTACCGGTAAACGTTTTACTTTTTTTCAAGACCCAGATAATTTACCACTAGAACTGTATGAAAATTAA
- a CDS encoding tetratricopeptide repeat protein encodes MQVIVLLALLLGILVATFVFGIVTKNFLLSLVAFPSIYFYIAAVLKEWRYIPLRERSFYLCKLKRYQEAIAACDRFLGRLPGYGFTWFNRGLLLFELKRYREAIASYDKALDCARDYYKGFPYRVWYHRGLALHHLGRYKQAIANYDESLKYTKTYHRNLRYQVWYHRGLALQELGLYREAIFSYDRAMQYMHRYNRGWQQNGANEVEIAEPQDFWYSLDNLWCDCLDRLQSVRLRYEKAIASHNPGSKYKPDFGDAFYNRACCFAAAGDTDLALANLQQAIYLNPREYREKAMADAGWDELRRDRQFQRLVVG; translated from the coding sequence ATGCAAGTTATAGTTCTGCTAGCCTTACTCCTGGGGATACTTGTAGCAACATTCGTATTTGGCATTGTGACGAAAAATTTTCTGCTATCCCTCGTTGCATTTCCATCGATCTATTTCTATATAGCGGCTGTACTAAAAGAATGGCGATATATTCCTTTACGAGAGCGCAGCTTTTATCTATGTAAATTAAAACGCTATCAAGAAGCGATCGCGGCTTGCGATCGCTTTCTCGGACGTTTGCCAGGATACGGTTTTACTTGGTTTAACCGAGGTTTATTATTATTTGAGTTAAAACGCTATCGAGAGGCGATCGCGAGTTACGATAAAGCTTTAGATTGTGCTAGAGATTACTACAAAGGATTTCCCTATCGAGTCTGGTATCATCGAGGTTTGGCATTACATCACTTAGGGCGTTATAAACAAGCGATCGCCAATTACGACGAATCGCTCAAATATACAAAAACATATCATCGCAATTTACGCTATCAGGTTTGGTATCATCGAGGTCTGGCGTTGCAAGAATTGGGATTGTACAGAGAAGCAATTTTTAGCTACGACCGAGCAATGCAGTATATGCACCGATACAATCGGGGTTGGCAACAAAACGGAGCAAATGAGGTAGAGATTGCCGAGCCGCAAGACTTCTGGTATTCTCTGGATAATTTATGGTGTGACTGTTTGGATCGGTTACAGTCCGTCCGCCTACGCTACGAAAAGGCGATCGCCAGCCATAATCCAGGTTCTAAATACAAGCCTGACTTCGGCGATGCTTTCTACAATCGTGCTTGCTGTTTTGCAGCCGCAGGAGATACCGATTTGGCTTTGGCAAATTTACAACAAGCGATCTATCTCAATCCAAGAGAGTATAGAGAAAAAGCAATGGCTGATGCGGGATGGGATGAGTTGCGGCGCGATCGACAGTTTCAAAGATTGGTTGTTGGTTGA
- a CDS encoding glycoside hydrolase family 10 protein, producing MRRKFFAPLAIALFSLAAILCFSSVTLIASPTPPKPNSNSAEIRGVWLTNIDSDVLFKRDRLSQAIQTLHRLNFNTIYPTIWNWGYTLYPSSVAANTIGRSLDPTPGLQGRDILQEIIQQGHQQNAFQGDRQRMGVIPWFEFGFMAPADSQLAKRHPQWLTRRRNNQEIWLEGKHKRVWLNPFHPEVQQFIQSLILEVVTKYDIDGIQFDDHFGLPSEFGYDPFTVNLYQQEHQGKKPPIDSQDSEWLRWRADKITTFLKQVFQAVKQQKPNCIISIAPNPQRVSYDLFLADWADWDRQGLVEELVLQVYRNDLKVFLSELQYPEVQAAQKHIPVGIGILSGLKGKYVPWGQIQNQVQVARRHNFAGVSFFFYETLWNLAKESPKKRQLGFQKIFSLPVNRPNTLVGWQPEKLARNAL from the coding sequence ATGCGCCGGAAATTTTTTGCTCCCCTAGCGATCGCCCTGTTCAGCCTAGCGGCGATCCTATGCTTCTCTTCTGTAACTCTCATAGCCTCGCCAACTCCTCCCAAACCCAATTCAAACTCTGCCGAAATTAGGGGAGTATGGCTGACGAATATTGATAGTGACGTGTTATTTAAACGCGATCGCCTCAGTCAAGCAATCCAAACCTTACATCGATTAAATTTTAATACTATCTATCCGACGATTTGGAACTGGGGATACACGTTGTATCCTAGCTCAGTTGCTGCAAACACCATCGGGCGATCGCTCGATCCCACGCCTGGATTACAAGGACGAGATATCTTACAAGAAATTATCCAGCAAGGACATCAACAAAATGCTTTTCAGGGCGATCGACAACGCATGGGAGTCATTCCCTGGTTTGAATTTGGGTTTATGGCTCCTGCTGATTCCCAGTTGGCAAAACGCCATCCTCAGTGGCTAACTCGTAGGCGAAATAATCAGGAAATTTGGTTAGAAGGTAAACACAAACGAGTCTGGCTCAATCCTTTTCATCCTGAAGTACAGCAGTTTATTCAAAGTTTAATTTTAGAAGTTGTGACGAAATACGATATAGACGGAATTCAATTTGACGATCATTTCGGTTTACCTTCAGAATTTGGCTACGATCCATTTACCGTGAATTTATATCAACAAGAACATCAGGGAAAAAAGCCACCTATCGATTCCCAAGATTCCGAATGGCTGCGCTGGCGTGCTGATAAGATTACGACTTTTTTGAAACAGGTATTTCAAGCAGTCAAGCAACAGAAACCGAATTGCATAATTTCAATTGCGCCCAATCCTCAAAGAGTTTCCTACGACCTTTTTCTTGCAGATTGGGCAGATTGGGACAGACAGGGATTGGTTGAAGAATTAGTTTTACAAGTCTATCGCAACGATCTCAAAGTATTTCTAAGCGAATTACAATACCCAGAAGTGCAAGCAGCACAAAAACACATTCCAGTAGGAATTGGAATTTTATCAGGTTTAAAAGGTAAATACGTTCCGTGGGGGCAAATTCAAAATCAAGTTCAAGTTGCTCGCAGACATAACTTTGCAGGAGTTTCTTTCTTTTTCTATGAAACTTTATGGAATTTAGCCAAAGAATCTCCAAAAAAACGTCAGTTGGGATTTCAAAAAATATTTTCCCTTCCTGTAAATAGACCAAATACTTTAGTGGGATGGCAACCAGAAAAACTCGCTAGAAATGCTTTGTAA
- a CDS encoding glycosyltransferase, which produces MIKKRNLMLFDLSIFGHHAAYIKYLIQYWGDRQLADRLDVVVSPMFLEKHADVVGLVAEYNQNNIQIVAISAAEDAALKSRNSKLKRAWRNFQEWQILCRYAKSLNASECLIMYLDTCQIPLALGFKSPCKLSGIYFKPTFHYSDFSSYVPYRKSFLQQHWEKTVIARMLKHTQLKTLFCLDPFVIKHLDRLNSHVAAVHLPDPVQVDRHVSEIIQPDLLKTKLSIDANRQIFLLFGSFEAERKGVYQTLEAISQLPSNLSAQICLLIVGNAYPPEQAAIQSQIERVQQSHPVQILTRFEYISEDTVQAYFQLADVVLAPYQHHIGMSGILLLAAAVQKPVLSSNYGLMGEMVKRYQLGLGVDSTIPSEIAQGLTRFLTDATSLGDRNSMKQFAEQNTAEEYAKVIFQYV; this is translated from the coding sequence ATGATAAAAAAACGCAATTTGATGCTATTCGACCTTTCTATTTTTGGTCATCATGCAGCATACATTAAATATCTCATACAATATTGGGGCGATCGCCAGTTAGCAGATAGACTCGACGTAGTTGTATCACCAATGTTTCTTGAAAAACACGCTGATGTTGTCGGTCTCGTTGCCGAATATAATCAAAATAATATTCAAATAGTAGCGATCTCCGCCGCAGAAGACGCTGCGCTCAAATCTCGAAATTCCAAGTTAAAGCGTGCTTGGCGCAATTTTCAAGAATGGCAAATACTTTGTCGATATGCTAAGTCTTTAAATGCTAGTGAGTGTCTGATTATGTATTTAGATACTTGTCAAATTCCACTAGCTCTAGGATTCAAGTCACCTTGCAAATTATCTGGAATATATTTCAAGCCAACTTTTCACTATAGCGACTTTAGTAGCTACGTACCTTATAGAAAAAGTTTTCTGCAACAACATTGGGAAAAAACTGTCATAGCACGGATGCTAAAGCATACCCAATTGAAGACTCTCTTCTGTCTCGATCCCTTCGTCATCAAACATTTGGATCGATTGAATTCTCATGTAGCAGCCGTACATTTACCAGATCCAGTCCAAGTCGATCGCCATGTTTCTGAAATCATACAGCCAGACCTTCTCAAAACAAAATTAAGTATTGATGCTAATCGGCAAATATTTCTTCTGTTTGGTTCGTTTGAAGCCGAACGTAAAGGAGTGTATCAAACGCTGGAAGCGATATCGCAGTTGCCATCAAATCTTAGCGCACAGATCTGTCTTTTAATTGTCGGCAATGCATATCCGCCAGAGCAAGCAGCCATCCAGTCACAAATTGAGCGAGTTCAGCAGTCACACCCCGTACAAATTCTGACACGGTTTGAATATATTTCTGAAGATACCGTACAAGCATATTTTCAACTTGCTGATGTCGTATTAGCCCCATATCAACATCATATTGGTATGAGTGGCATTTTACTACTAGCTGCCGCAGTCCAAAAACCAGTTCTCAGTTCCAACTACGGTTTAATGGGAGAAATGGTTAAACGCTATCAGCTAGGGTTAGGTGTAGATTCGACGATACCAAGTGAAATTGCTCAAGGATTAACTCGATTTTTGACTGACGCTACTAGTTTAGGCGATCGCAATAGCATGAAACAGTTTGCCGAGCAAAATACTGCCGAGGAATATGCCAAGGTAATTTTTCAGTACGTGTAA